From one Dehalobacter sp. genomic stretch:
- a CDS encoding FAD-dependent oxidoreductase, whose protein sequence is AVLGGGNVAMDAARTALRLGAKDVYIVYRRSMTELPARVEEVHHAEEEGIQFKILTNPIAINGDENGNVKSMTCLKYELGEPDASGRRRPVAIEGSEFELPVQTVVVSIGQGPNPLVTTTTAGLELNKWGNIVADETTMATSIPGVYAGGDIVTGAATVILAMGAGKTAAASIDAYLMTTS, encoded by the coding sequence GCGGTACTTGGCGGCGGCAACGTGGCCATGGACGCAGCCAGAACAGCGCTTCGTCTCGGCGCCAAAGACGTTTACATCGTTTATCGCCGTTCCATGACCGAACTGCCGGCGCGTGTTGAGGAAGTGCATCACGCTGAGGAAGAAGGCATTCAGTTTAAGATATTGACCAATCCGATTGCGATCAATGGTGACGAAAACGGTAATGTCAAGAGCATGACCTGTCTGAAATATGAGCTGGGTGAGCCGGATGCATCCGGACGCCGCCGTCCGGTAGCGATTGAAGGTTCCGAGTTTGAGCTGCCGGTGCAGACCGTCGTAGTCTCGATCGGCCAGGGACCGAATCCGCTCGTGACCACCACGACAGCAGGTTTGGAACTGAACAAGTGGGGGAACATCGTTGCCGATGAGACGACCATGGCGACCTCGATTCCGGGTGTGTATGCCGGCGGAGACATCGTGACCGGCGCAGCCACTGTCATTCTCGCAATGGGGGCTGGAAAAACGGCTGCAGCTTCGATCGACGCGTATTTAATGACAACTAGTTGA